A genomic stretch from Thunnus maccoyii chromosome 19, fThuMac1.1, whole genome shotgun sequence includes:
- the sec16a gene encoding protein transport protein Sec16A isoform X2 — protein sequence MQPPPRTGTPGASGPPPSGPNMFRRTRPHKHTAAATASMPPATQPMTDPFAFVRAPPPMAAGGPPTIPNSNPPPMQAPPNTMYSQAGSGLPPQPHTLEDVPAAPLGLPQPSLPGVTLFNPHSAGSPGVYPAPSPTGYASSHTEQGYFNSREQMPPMVTEPQPVASPPAPSQTPFNQEFQGQPPPQPVPFQPVPPTTSSSQWAPDHGSRPPSVQNYFQPTSDPPSQPFNIPPQTPVYPSHTPSPHHNTPTPPTQLGHSQIQAPLPLQNPLNAPGSQWPDPNAPQLHNSHFQTQSYFSQSSAPQDSWFNQPPQDSGYHQMGTGLGHPQPQPQPQPQPQPQPQHDAPGSQHASNTGSGPSPAPAPLPYSQESGTLSMFFKDNDVENEETLAGDRNKAVNGIPESFQHHSNPQAAAPAYTGHADVPLDYQGAPLQDHSHLPYMNDGNHAPQGNSQKPPDAQYDHVENLECVPNLEVLPSETHGSPASTAAHGVDVFETGPNLETPDSIPRPMRSASVSSNYSNMSHGSGTGTGTRRPQGVVGTFIQQESPRLTDDANLSAATGGYFEQIDTSPAGDMGAQQSSLEQMWPHTPSPPKPTGIFQASANSSFEPVRSHGVGVRPAEVDRAKMVVEGGADSAPGNLEQPPDNMENIYGPGHPLPAGAAGGVPHPTHPVVHSHSRPSSRAYGASRPCESPATTLWAQNDPASLSANILLAPAAPTVLAPLREPSADVIQPPEDGPLDLQPSQRIQQTSQQHSENLENPPKVSEAEPADSQGNLGYASLLVSDSLHQPVLIAPPVSNYNVIPPSTLPQAASQSSLRETTPPVRSLAQGQGASPSQPPLVTPNQNPLFAPGPMSFSPSASNQAPLNLTRDNTEVASSEITAPPQSQPVRPPLSRGQSLAGDSHSALQVNPQASLMAATVSNHNQPSNYELLDFSMHQSQTQNQASGHPSSLHESSQSSNGFYLQVTKDAQQGLRVEGNAPVQTPASLSTPQVQPAPSQAAAVTQQPPTEPPKTSDSQAALQGQNDAPPVPVSGAQPPPGQYPSPAQGPPAAGSVPPSAAAGSRGPVPPGASQPASGEPPRPPSSAGSHQGYGPPPAVPGQMYGGYYGNYGEYPDSRAPYPPGQYPPPPGDPRAQQYYHDGQYRNRGDPWYGRYEGGNPAYRDPNYQYREPQPERPSSRTSQYSDRPSSRQGYPENYHRANRSAYSDYYAEYPKNYNYPGYNYGQYDPRYGAYYDQAYWANYDDRYRGRDYYNQQVYPARKDGYDNRWTYYPGYDASFDEDNRPYVEPYGDEFDRRSIHSEQSAHSVHSSRSHHSRRSSFSSRSQQSQVYRSQPDLVSAVYDTTSSTLAVDYSYGQFPNQTDATQNYSQYMYPSEYPADNTWTAPEQPPPRPATPEKFTIPHRCARFGPGGHLVQVLPNLPSAGQPALVDIHNLETMLQDTPDQAELRGFPGPLVKEETHKVDVIKFSQNKALECSRDNNLLDRDSARLLWDFIMLLCRQNGTVVGTDIADLLLKEHRSVWLPGKSPNEANLIDFNNEPLARAEEEPGAGPLSLLSDTFMTVPENIGKETERFRELLLFGRKKDALEAAMKGGLWGHALLLASKMDNRTHARVMTRFANSLPINDPLQTVYQLMSGRMPASATCCGEEKWGDWRPHLAMVLSNLTHTLDLDTRTITTMGDTLASKGLIDAAHFCYLMAQVDLGVFTKKSTKMVLIGSNHSLPFFKFATNEAIQRTEAYEYAQSLGSQPFTLPNFQVFKLIYACRLAEAGLSAQAFHYCEVISRTVLVQPSYYSPVFISQIIQMSEKLRFFDPQLKEKPEQELFNEPEWLIHLRQLEGQIRTGAITYNADRTTPTQYSCSSPSSDLDQPTPPEPYSMPLELDGPTPDNPLMSSLLPGPPPQGVQLMPPAPTSILQEGMAPDMPQFYPVPPSGPPGQIPISGYPPQDPGFAPPPFQPQHEQPDMYPGAHQQTCPPPPQVGQMSPHMPPQVQHSPVQMNHPPPQMPQHMPPSPGHMPHLEQPPYAPPEMQMTQQMPPSPHRSSLTPQKDFYDHMAQMGPGRRSRSTSQSSMHMASGRRSRTTSESSTHSGGRERSNSAVKQASPPPPSIPEQPSKEEAKKAKKDSPKKSGGGGVGWLSWLYRKGKNEAHLPDDKNKSIVWDEQKQKWVDLNEPEEESKPPPPPPSGFPKMAPMPGPGGPAAPPGGGPPVNMFSRKAGARSRYVDVLNPSRTAKPGGLAPAPPPADIFAPLAPMPMPANLFVPSSAPDDQQPLEGSEGGNQEQNSPNTSAAPQMFNPTLLPPAPEGPPMPDGLQSGESHPAQGPAPTGGVTFYNPAQFAQTSAPSGGGLRSGRLGGQRQYPVLK from the exons ATGCAGCCCCCTCCTCGGACTGGAACTCCTGGAGCCTCTGGCCCTCCTCCCTCTGGGCCTAATATGTTCCGCAGGACCAGGCCTCACAAGCAtacagcagcagccacagccTCAATGCCACCTGCTACCCAACCCATGACAGACCCTTTTGCTTTTGTCAGAGCTCCTCCCCCTATGGCTGCAGGTGGACCCCCAACAATACCCAACAGCAACCCTCCACCAATGCAAGCCCCACCGAACACCATGTACTCTCAGGCTGGCTCAGGTCTGCCtccacaaccacacacactaGAGGATGTCCCTGCTGCTCCACTTGGTCTCCCACAACCCTCTCTGCCAGGGGTGACCTTGTTCAACCCTCACAGTGCAGGATCACCTGGTGTCTACCCAGCACCAAGTCCCACAGGATACGCATCCTCACATACTGAGCAGGGCTATTTTAATTCAAGAGAACAGATGCCACCCATGGTCACCGAGCCGCAACCCGTGGCTTCACCCCCAGCTCCTAGTCAGACACCTTTTAACCAGGAATTTCAAGGACAgcctcctcctcagcctgtgCCCTTCCAGCCAGTGCCTcccaccacctcctcttctCAATGGGCCCCTGATCACGGAAGTCGGCCTCCTTCAGTTCAAAACTATTTCCAGCCCACTAGTGATCCTCCATCACAGCCTTTTAATATACCACCGCAGACCCCGGTGTACCCCTCTCACACCCCATCACCCCATCACAACACCCCTACCCCCCCGACACAACTTGGACATTCCCAGATCCaggctcctcttcctctccagaACCCTTTAAATGCCCCTGGCTCTCAATGGCCTGACCCAAATGCACCTCAGCTGCATAACTCTCACTTCCAAACTCAGAGCTACTTCAGTCAGAGCTCTGCACCCCAGGACTCATGGTTCAACCAACCTCCACAGGACTCGGGTTACCACCAAATGGGAACTGGCCTGGGCCATCCtcagccccagccccagccccagcctcagccccagccccagccccagcaTGACGCTCCTGGATCTCAACATGCATCCAACACCGGGTCTGGGCCTAGTCCTGCCCCTGCCCCACTACCATACTCTCAGGAGTCTGGTACACTCTCAATGTTCTTCAAAGACAATGATGTTGAAAACGAGGAAACACTGGCTGGAGACAGAAATAAGGCAGTGAATGGTATCCCTGAATCCTTTCAGCATCACAGTAACCCACAAGCTGCTGCACCAGCCTACACTGGCCATGCAGATGTTCCTTTGGATTACCAAGGAGCTCCTCTGCAAGATCATTCACACCTACCATACATGAATGATGGTAATCATGCACCACAAGGAAATAGCCAGAAGCCCCCTGATGCCCAGTACGACCATGTGGAGAATTTGGAGTGTGTCCCAAACCTGGAAGTATTACCCAGTGAAACCCATGGCAGCCCTGCTTCTACTGCAGCCCATGGAGTAGACGTGTTTGAAACCGGCCCTAACCTGGAGACTCCAGATTCTATTCCACGACCAATGAGATCTGCCAGTGTGTCATCCAACTATAGCAACATGAGCCATGGGAGTGGAACTGGAACTGGCACTCGTCGACCCCAGGGAGTAGTAGGTACCTTTATTCAGCAGGAAAGCCCTCGTCTCACTGATGATGCTAACCTGTCTGCTGCCACCGGAGGCTATTTTGAGCAGATTGACACTTCTCCAGCTGGAGATATGGGTGCACAACAGAGCTCTCTGGAGCAGATGTGGCCTCATACACCTAGCCCCCCTAAACCAACTGGTATCTTTCAGGCCAGTGCTAACAGCTCTTTTGAACCTGTGCGCTCACATGGGGTTGGGGTGCGTCCTGCTGAAGTTGATAGGGCCAAAATGGTAGTGGAAGGTGGTGCAGATTCTGCACCCGGCAACCTGGAGCAGCCACCAGATAATATGGAAAATATCTATGGGCCAGGGCACCCCTTGCCTGCTGGGGCTGCAGGTGGTGTACCTCATCCGACACATCCAGTGGTTCATTCTCACTCCCGACCTTCATCCCGTGCTTATGGGGCCAGTCGGCCCTGTGAGAGCCCTGCCACGACTCTGTGGGCTCAGAATGATCCTGCTAGCTTGAGTGCTAACATCCTCCTAGCTCCAGCTGCTCCGACAGTTCTTGCCCCTTTACGAGAGCCCAGTGCTGATGTCATCCAACCTCCAGAGGATGGTCCATTGGACCTCCAGCCTTCACAGAGAATCCAGCAAACTTCACAGCAACATTCAGAGAACCTAGAGAACCCACCAAAGGTGAGTGAGGCTGAGCCAGCTGACTCCCAAGGCAACCTGGGCTATGCGTCTCTTCTTGTGTCCGACTCGCTCCATCAACCTGTTTTGATTGCCCCGCCGGTGTCCAATTACAATGTGATTCCCCCCAGTACCCTTCCTCAAGCAGCCAGTCAAAGTAGCCTTAGGGAAACTACCCCACCTGTGAGATCACTCGCACAGGGGCAAGGTGCCAGTCCCTCTCAACCACCTTTAGTAACCCCTAATCAGAATCCACTGTTTGCTCCTGGACCAATGAGCTTCAGTCCTTCAGCCTCTAACCAGGCGCCACTCAATCTTACTCGAGACAACACAGAAGTGGCATCGTCAGAAATCACAGCTCCGCCGCAATCTCAGCCAGTCCGCCCTCCTCTTTCAAGGGGCCAATCATTGGCTGGAGACAGCCACTCTGCTCTTCAAGTTAATCCGCAAGCTTCTCTCATGGCTGCTACTGTCTCTAATCATAATCAACCATCGAATTATGAACTGCTTGATTTTTCTATGCACCAATCACAAACTCAAAACCAAGCATCTGGTCATCCTTCCTCTTTACATGAGTCTTCACAATCTAGTAATGGATTTTACTTACAGGTCACCAAAGATGCACAGCAGGGGTTAAGAGTGGAAGGGAATGCCCCTGTCCAGACCCCAGCCTCTTTATCTACCCCACAGGTACAGCCAGCACCCTCCCAAGCAGCTGCAGTTACACAGCAGCCACCAACTGAACCTCCTAAGACATCAGACTCTCAGGCTGCACTGCAGGGACAAAATGATGCTCCTCCTGTTCCAGTGAGTGGAGCACAACCTCCCCCTGGCCAGTATCCATCTCCAGCACAGGGTCCGCCTGCTGCAGGGAGCGTTCCTCCTTCTGCCGCTGCAGGGTCTCGGGGGCCAGTTCCTCCAGGGGCCTCACAGCCAGCTTCTGGAGAGCCACCTCGACCACCCTCCTCTGCGGGCAGCCATCAGGGCTATGGGCCCCCCCCTGCAGTGCCAGGGCAGATGTATGGAGGCTATTATGGTAACTATGGAGAATACCCAGATAGCAGAGCACCTTATCCTCCTGGCCAGTATCCACCTCCACCTGGGGATCCTAGAGCACAGCAATATTATCAC GATGGTCAGTACAGGAACAGAGGAGATCCTTGGTATGGCAGATATGAAGGGGGGAACCCAGCCTACCGTGATCCAAACTACCAGTACAGAGAGCCTCAACCAGAACGACCCAGCTCCAGGACCAGTCAGTACTCTGACAGGCCTTCATCCAG GCAAGGCTATCCTGAGAATTACCACAGAGCAAACCGAAGTGCCTATAGTGATTATTATGCAGAATACCCCAAGAACTATAATTATCCAG GATACAACTATGGACAGTATGACCCTCGATACGGAGCATACTATGATCAGGCCTACTGGGCTAATTATGATGACAGATACAGAGGCAGAGACTACTATAATCAACAAGTGTATCCTGCCAG GAAAGATGGCTATGACAACCGGTGGACGTACTATCCTGGTTATGATGCCAGTTTTGATGAAGATAACCGTCCATATGTAGAACCGTACGGAGATGAGTTTGACCGACGCAGCATCCACAGCGAGCAGTCGGCGCACAGCGTGCACAGCTCCCGTAGCCACCACAGCAGACGAAGCAGCTTCAGCTCAAGGTCACAACAG AGTCAGGTGTACAGGAGCCAGCCCGACTTAGTGTCAGCAGTCTACGACACCACATCATCCACTTTGGCTGTGGACTACTCCTATGGACAATTCCCGAATCAGACTGACGCTACTCAGAACTACAGTCAGTACATGTATCCCTCTGAGTACCCTGCGGACAACACCTGGACCGCCCCTGAGCAAC CCCCCCCTCGTCCTGCAACCCCAGAGAAGTTCACCATACCCCATCGTTGTGCCCGCTTTGGACCTGGTGGTCATCTGGTCCAAGTTCTGCCCAATCTCCCCTCAGCTGGGCAGCCTGCTCTTGTTGATATTCACAACTTGGag ACTATGCTGCAGGATACCCCGGATCAGGCAGAACTGCGAGGCTTCCCTGGACCTCTTGTTAA AGAGGAGACCCATAAGGTGGACGTGATAAAGTTCTCCCAGAACAAAGCACTGGAATGTTCCCGTGACAACAACCTCTTGGATAGAGACTCTGCCCGCCTACTTTGGGACTTCATTATGCTGCTCTGTAGACAGAACGGG ACTGTGGTCGGCACGGACATCGCTGACCTCCTGCTGAAGGAGCATCGCTCTGTCTGGCTGCCGGGCAAGAGCCCTAATGAAGCCAACTTGATTGATTTCAACAATGAACCGCTGGCACGAGCTGAGGAGGAGCCGGGAGCCGGACCACTGTCCCTCCTATCTGACACCTTCATGACCGTACCGGAGAACATCGGCAAGGAAACGGAACGCTTCagggagctgctgctgtttggccGCAAGAAG GATGCACTAGAAGCAGCCATGAAGGGAGGTCTCTGGGGTCACGCCCTGCTGTTGGCCAGTAAGATGGACAACAGGACACATGCACGTGTCATGACAAG gTTTGCCAACAGTTTGCCTATCAATGACCCTCTTCAGACAGTGTACCAGCTGATGTCAGGGAGGATGCCTGCATCAGCCACT TGCTGCGGAGAGGAGAAATGGGGTGACTGGCGCCCTCACCTGGCCATGGTGCTGTCGAACCTCACGCACACCCTGGATCTGGATACGCGCACAATCACCACCATGGGTGACACTCTCG CTTCCAAGGGGCTGATTGATGCTGCACACTTCTGCTACTTGATGGCTCAAGTTGATCTGGGAGTTTTCACAAAGAAGAGCACCAAGATGGTTCTGATTGGCTCCAACCACAG TTTGCCCTTTTTCAAATTTGCAACCAATGAAGCAATTCAGAGGACTGAGGCCTATGAGTATGCTCAGTCTCTGGGTTCCCAGCCCTTCACACTGCCTAATTTCCAG GTGTTCAAGTTGATCTATGCATGCCGCTTGGCCGAAGCGGGCCTGAGTGCTCAGGCCTTCCACTACTGTGAAGTTATCTCTAGGACTGTCCTCGTGCAGCCGTCCTACTACTCTCCTGTTTTTATTAGCCAAATCATACAG ATGTCTGAAAAGCTGCGGTTCTTCGACCCACAACTGAAGGAGAAGCCAGAGCAGGAGTTGTTCAATGAGCCTGAATGGCTGATCCACCTCCGACAGCTGGAAGGACAGATCAGG ACGGGGGCGATTACTTACAATGCAGACAGAACAACTCCTACACAGTACAGCTGCAGCAGCCCCAGCTCTGACTTGGACCAGCCCACTCCACCTGAACCTTACAGCATGCCGCTGGAGTTAGACGGCCCCACCCCTGACAACCCACTAATGAGTTCATTACTACCAGGGCCTCCACCACAAGGAGTACAGCTGATGCCTCCAG CTCCCACCTCCATCCTCCAAGAAGGGATGGCCCCAGATATGCCCCAGTTCTACCCAGTACCCCCCAGTGGACCACCAGGCCAGATCCCAATCTCAGGCTACCCTCCGCAGGATCCCGGCTTTGCCCCGCCTCCCTTCCAGCCTCAACACGAGCAGCCTGACATGTATCCAGGAGCTCATCAGCAGACGTGTCCCCCACCTCCTCAAGTGGGCCAAATGTCACCACATATGCCCCCACAGGTGCAGCATTCACCTGTACAGATGAACCACCCGCCACCCCAGATGCCTCAACACATGCCTCCTTCTCCTGGGCATATGCCGCATTTAGAGCAGCCGCCCTACGCGCCACCGGAGATGCAAATGACACAACAAATGCCACCTTCTCCACACAGAAGCTCCCTCACACCTCAGAAGGACTTTTATGACCACATGGCTCAAATG GGTCCTGGGAGGCGATCAAGGTCGACTTCACAGTCTTCAATGCATATG GCTTCAGGACGCCGCTCTCGCACCACCTCTGAGTCCTCCACTCACTCTGGGGGAAGAGAGCGGAGCAATTCAGCTGTCAAGCAGGcctctccacctccaccttctATTCCCGAGCAGCCCAGCAAAGAAGAGGCCAAGAAGGCCAAGAAAGACTCCCCGAAAAAG AGCGGCGGCGGTGGTGTTGGCTGGCTGAGCTGGCTTTATAGGAAGGGGAAGAATGAAGCTCACCTGCcagatgacaaaaacaaatct aTTGTGTGGGATGAGCAGAAGCAGAAATGGGTCGACTTGAACGAGCCCGAGGAGGAG AGTAaaccccctcctccacctccctctgGGTTCCCCAAAATGGCTCCAATGCCTGGGCCTGGAGGGCCCGCTGCACCCCCGGGTGGTGGTCCTCCTGTCAACATGTTCTCCAGGAAGGCTG GCGCAAGGAGTAGATATGTGGATGTTCTGAACCCCAGTAGAACGGCTAAACCAGGTGGATTAGCTCCTGCCCCTCCTCCTGCAGACATCTTTGCTCCTCTGGCACCGATGCCCATGCCCGCTAACCTATTTGTGCCTAGTTCAG CTCCTGACGATCAACAACCTCTGGAGGGCAGTGAGGGAGGCAATCAGGAGCAGAATTCACCAAACACCAGCGCTGCTCCACAG ATGTTCAACCCGACGTTGTTACCACCTGCCCCAGAGGGTCCTCCCATGCCTGATGGGTTACAGTCCGGGGAG AGTCATCCTGCCCAGGGACCCGCACCCACTGGAGGCGTCACCTTTTATAACCCTGCACAGTTTGCACAG ACAAGTGCACCATCAGGAGGAGGACTCCGCTCTGGCCGTCTGGGCGGTCAGCGCCAGTACCCAGTGTTGAAGTAA